The proteins below are encoded in one region of Leucoraja erinacea ecotype New England chromosome 26, Leri_hhj_1, whole genome shotgun sequence:
- the hdac1 gene encoding histone deacetylase 1 produces the protein MAFTLAGGGKKKVCYYYDGDVGNYYYGQGHPMKPHRIRMTHNLLLNYGLYRKMEIYRPHKASAEEMTKYHSDDYIKFLRSIRPDNMSEYSKQMQRFNVGEDCPVFDGLFEFCQLSTGGSVAGAVKLNKQQTDIAVNWAGGLHHAKKSEASGFCYVNDIVLAILELLKYHQRVLYIDIDIHHGDGVEEAFYTTDRVMTVSFHKYGEYFPGTGDLRDIGAGKGKYYAVNFPLRDGIDDESYEAIFRPIICKVMEMYQPSAIALQCGSDSLSGDRLGCFNLTIKGHAKCVEFVKTFNLPLLMLGGGGYTIRNVARCWTYETSVALDSEIPNELPYNDYFEYFGPDFKLHISPSNMTNQNTNEYLEKIKQRLFENLRMLPHAPGVQMQSIPEDAVPDDSGDEEEEDSDKRISIRASDKRIACDEEFSDSEDEGEGGRRNATNYKKLKRAKVEEEKEGEEKKSDGKEEEKAKDGYTEKLETKGIKVEETKTSNA, from the exons ATGGCGTTCACGCTGGCGGGCGGCGGCAAGAAGAAGGTCTGCTACTACTATGACG GTGATGTTGGAAATTACTACTATGGGCAGGGTCACCCAATGAAGCCACATAGAATCCGAATGACCCACAACCTGCTGCTAAATTATGGCTTGTACAGAAAAATGGAAATCTAT CGCCCACACAAAGCTTCAGCTGAAGAAATGACAAAGTACCACAGTGATGACTACATAAAGTTCCTGCGATCCATCCGTCCAGACAACATGTCTGAGTACAGCAAGCAGATGCAGAGAT TCAATGTGGGAGAGGACTGCCCGGTGTTTGATGGCCTCTTTGAGTTCTGTCAGCTGTCCACTGGAGGTTCAGTCG CTGGAGCTGTCAAACTGAACAAGCAACAAACAGACATTGCTGTTAATTGGGCCGGTGGACTTCACCATGCAAAGAAATCGGAGGCGTCCGGCTTCTGTTATGTGAACGACATTGTCCTAGCCATTCTTGAATTACTGAA GTATCATCAGAGAGTACTGTACATCGACATTGATATTCACCATGGCGATGGCGTTGAAGAGGCTTTTTATACAACTGACAGAGTGATGACAGTCTCGTTCCATAAATATGGTGAATATTTCCCTGGTACAGGAGATCTCAGG GATATTGGTGCTGGCAAAGGCAAGTACTATGCTGTGAATTTCCCATTGAGAGATGGAATCGATGATGAATCGTATGAAGCCATATTCAGACCT aTTATATGCAAGGTGATGGAGATGTACCAACCCAGTGCCATTGCCTTGCAGTGTGGGTCCGACTCTTTGTCTGGGGATAGACTGGGTTGTTTTAACCTTACTATTAAAG GACATGCCAAGTGTGTTGAATTTGTCAAGACATTTAACTTGCCTTTGTTGATGCTGGGAGGAGGTGGATATACGATTCGCAATGTAGCTCGCTGCTGGACATACGAGACCTCCGTTGCTTTGGATTCTGAGATTCCAAATG AACTGCCATACAACGATTATTTTGAATACTTTGGACCTGACTTCAAGCTGCACATCAGCCCATCCAACATGACCAACCAGAACACCAATGAATATCTGGAGAAGATCAA GCAGCGTTTGTTTGAGAACCTGCGGATGCTGCCACATGCGCCGGGTGTTCAGATGCAGTCGATCCCCGAGGATGCCGTGCCAGATGACAGTGGAGACGAAGAGGAGGAAGATTCTGACAAACGCATTTCTA TCCGTGCTTCAGACAAGAGGATAGCTTGTGATGAAGAATTCTCCGACTCTGAAGACGAAGGGGAAGGAGGCCGCCGCAACGCTACAAATTACAAGAAACTAAAGCGGGCCAAAGTGgaagaggagaaggaaggagaagagAAGAAATCAG ATGGGAAGGAGGAAGAGAAAGCTAAGGATGGTTATACAGAGAAGTTGGAAACTAAAGG AATTAAGGTGGAAGAGACCAAAACCAGCAATGCATAA